The genomic region GTCCGGCAGGTGCCCGACGGAGGCAAGCCGGACGATTCCGTTCTTGAGTACAACAATTCCCGCGTCTCGTACTGGATTCCAGGCGCCGCCGTGGTACTCCGCAGGGAGATCAATATCGGGCATGAGGCACCGGGCGGTCAGCTGATGAATAATGCCCGACACGAATGCCTTGTTGACCCGGTCCCGGTACAGCGTGCCGTTAAAGTAGGTCGTCACGTCGGCCTCTAACGCCTCCGGTGTCAGCGACTCGTAATAGGCCCCGTTGTACCGGAGCCATTCCCCCCGGTGTTTTCTGAGCCAGAGCCCGGCCACCGTCACGAGTCCACGGGCCGTGAGGTACTCGTCTGCCCAGTCCGCGGCGGTGAGCGGACGACTTTGCAGCGGGGCGCCGGTCTCTACCCCGGCCCGGTTTTCGGTATCGTTGCGTATACTCGTCATGCCTTGGATGTCCCTCCTTTGTGTTCCATGTCTCGTTCAGTCCCTTCTGTTCGTTCTCCGGCAACATGTACGCCCCATGCCATAACGGCCTCGTCCCGGCGCATCGTTCGCACGCTGAGGGCGCGGGACACACTGCGGAACTGCGCTGCGGTCAGAAGTCCCGGTTGCTCTCTGAGCCGCTTCCGAAGCTTTGCCCGCGGCGCGTCCGTCACGACCGACGGCGGGGACCAGCCGCAGCTACACGACGCCGGCCCGTTGTGCCAGACGAACCGGTGCATTGGTTCTCGCTTGTTCTGTGCCATGTCCCTTGTTCCCTCCTGCTTCCTTTCGTCCTAGGCGGCCTTGCGTTCCTGGATGTCCGTCCCCTGTGAGGCCTCCGGGTCCTCGTGGCTCCGTTGGCCTCGGTTTCTCTGCCGTTGCCAGAAGTCCCGGCGCTGCATCACAAACCGCTTTTCTTTGTAGCCGGCTACGGCGGTGCCGCACTTCGGGCAAGTACCCGTAGCCAGGTCTACCGCTGCGGCATGACACCACGGACATTCTGCCGTCGTGCTGTACAGGAACGCCGGGTGCTTCTGTCTCCGACGGCGCTTAGCCACGGGTAGGCCCCGAGACTCCGGCCGACGCCCCGGCCTTGCCGCCGATCGGCAACCCGACACGGACGACTGCGTCAAGGTCCTGCTCATTGATCCGGGTTAGTCGGCCGACTTTGAGCCGACGGAGCGAGCCAGTCTTTAACCACTTCCAAATAGTGTCTTCACTGCACGACAACCGTTTCGCGGCTTCTTTGACTGATACAAGTTTGTCCA from Nitrospira japonica harbors:
- a CDS encoding excisionase family DNA-binding protein produces the protein MDKLVSVKEAAKRLSCSEDTIWKWLKTGSLRRLKVGRLTRINEQDLDAVVRVGLPIGGKAGASAGVSGPTRG